In Nitrospira sp., one genomic interval encodes:
- the rfbC gene encoding dTDP-4-dehydrorhamnose 3,5-epimerase, which translates to MIFHETVLPGAFVIDVERIEDERGFFARSWCAHEFDAHGLETRLVQCNVSYNRLRGTLRGMHYQIGVSSEVKLVRCTRGGVYDVIVDLRPHSSTYKHFCGVSLTAENRRMLYIPKHFAHGFLTLTDGAEVQYQMSEFYAPNYARGFRWNDPAFNIVWPEPVRVISEKDRTYSDYSE; encoded by the coding sequence GTGATTTTCCATGAAACGGTGCTCCCGGGGGCATTTGTCATTGATGTGGAACGAATTGAAGACGAGCGAGGGTTTTTTGCCCGAAGTTGGTGCGCGCATGAGTTTGATGCACATGGTTTGGAAACCCGGTTGGTACAATGTAATGTGTCATACAACAGGCTGAGAGGAACCTTGAGAGGTATGCACTATCAGATCGGGGTCTCCTCTGAAGTGAAACTGGTGCGTTGTACTAGGGGAGGAGTGTACGATGTGATCGTTGATCTTCGTCCTCACAGTTCCACATACAAGCACTTCTGTGGGGTGAGCCTCACAGCTGAGAATCGACGAATGCTCTATATCCCCAAACACTTTGCTCATGGATTTCTCACGTTGACCGACGGCGCAGAAGTGCAGTACCAGATGTCAGAGTTCTATGCGCCCAATTATGCGCGAGGGTTCAGATGGAATGATCCAGCGTTTAATATTGTCTGGCCCGAGCCAGTGCGAGTGATCTCCGAAAAAGATCGAACCTACTCGGACTATTCGGAATGA
- a CDS encoding class I SAM-dependent methyltransferase, translating to MNSKIRSSAKRSGSSVKTSPRIANRACRFCGAHLDQTFVDLGMSPLANSYIKAEEANRMEPFYPLHVYVCKTCLLVQLEEFTSPQSIFGDYAYFSSYSESWLEHAKRYAHLVSERFSLTSRHQVVEIASNDGYLLQYFAEKGIPVLGVEPASNVAAVAKRKGIPTVVKFFGEKTARDLVRQKKRADLVIGNNVLAHVPRINDFVEGLRILLKPQGVITMEFPHLLRLMAENQFDTIYHEHFSYWSLLSVERVFEKHGLSIFDVEEVPTHGGSLRIYAHHSDDATRSIGQRIVELRQRELRAGFANLEHYAGFSAQVEKTKRKLLRFLIEAKEQGKSVVGYGAPAKGNTLLNYCGIRTDLIDYTVDRSPYKQGQFLPGVRIPIFAPEKIRETKPDYVLILPWNIQDEVVLQMEFIKGWGGKFVVPIPEIKVLP from the coding sequence ATGAACTCTAAGATACGGTCGAGTGCAAAACGCTCAGGTTCCAGCGTGAAAACGTCGCCGAGGATAGCCAATCGTGCATGTCGATTTTGTGGGGCACATCTCGATCAAACTTTTGTCGATCTTGGAATGTCTCCTCTAGCTAATTCTTACATCAAGGCCGAAGAGGCCAATCGAATGGAGCCTTTTTATCCTCTCCATGTCTATGTTTGTAAAACATGCCTCTTGGTACAGCTTGAAGAGTTTACGAGTCCTCAAAGTATTTTTGGCGACTATGCCTATTTTTCATCATACTCTGAGAGTTGGTTGGAGCATGCTAAGCGCTATGCGCACCTCGTGTCGGAACGATTTTCTCTGACGTCCCGGCATCAGGTAGTCGAGATAGCGAGTAATGATGGATATCTCCTGCAATACTTTGCTGAAAAGGGGATACCTGTACTGGGGGTAGAGCCGGCTAGTAATGTCGCTGCCGTCGCTAAAAGAAAAGGTATTCCCACAGTCGTCAAGTTCTTTGGCGAAAAGACCGCTCGAGATTTAGTAAGGCAAAAGAAACGCGCGGACTTAGTAATTGGAAACAATGTGCTGGCACATGTGCCCCGCATCAATGATTTTGTCGAAGGTTTGCGAATTTTGCTGAAGCCTCAAGGCGTCATTACGATGGAATTCCCTCACCTTCTGAGGCTCATGGCGGAGAATCAGTTTGATACGATCTATCATGAACATTTCTCCTATTGGTCACTGCTATCCGTCGAGCGTGTGTTTGAGAAGCATGGGCTCTCGATCTTCGATGTTGAGGAGGTCCCTACACACGGAGGCTCGCTGAGAATTTATGCTCATCACAGTGATGATGCTACTAGGTCAATCGGGCAGCGCATTGTGGAACTCAGGCAAAGAGAGTTGCGTGCAGGATTTGCCAACTTGGAGCACTATGCCGGTTTTTCCGCGCAGGTGGAAAAGACGAAGCGCAAACTACTTCGCTTTCTGATAGAGGCGAAGGAACAGGGCAAGTCAGTTGTCGGATACGGTGCTCCTGCCAAAGGCAACACCCTGCTTAATTACTGCGGAATCCGAACCGATTTGATTGATTATACGGTGGACAGAAGTCCTTACAAGCAAGGTCAATTTCTTCCAGGGGTTCGCATCCCCATCTTTGCTCCGGAGAAAATTAGGGAGACAAAGCCGGATTATGTGCTGATTCTTCCATGGAACATTCAAGATGAAGTGGTACTCCAGATGGAGTTTATTAAAGGGTGGGGTGGTAAATTTGTCGTTCCAATCCCTGAGATCAAAGTACTGCCGTGA